The DNA segment TACATGTTGCTTTATACATGCGGCTAACAGGGCGGCAATTTCTTGTTTTGATTCCTGCTGCTTTAAACCGTGTAAATCCAGGATGAGCTCAGGGGTATATTCACCTCTACGTAAAAGCTTTGCTTCAAAAGCGTCTACACCTTCTTTTACGTATTTCATCGGGCCTTTTGTTTCTAAATTTGGCTCAAATTCATCGGAAAAGAAAAACTGCTGTTTTTCGAACTCTTTTTTTTGCTTTTGTTGTATACTTTTCTTCTTGCTGACAAGAGTTTGCGGGTGTATTGTGTCCTGCTTAATAGGCTTTACTTTGCCTATCGCCTCTTTAAATATATTTTTTTCGTTCTCATTGAGAGCATCTTTGAATTTCATTGCCATAGTGTAAATTATTTAAAGTTTAAATAACACTGAATAACCCTTTAGGAGCCAACATTGCTTGAGTTAAATATTGATGAAGTCACCACTGACTTACACACCATAGCCGATTTTTTAAGGTGGGGAGTGAGTCGATTTAATGAGGCCGATCTTTAT comes from the Thalassotalea nanhaiensis genome and includes:
- the smrB gene encoding endonuclease SmrB, which produces MAMKFKDALNENEKNIFKEAIGKVKPIKQDTIHPQTLVSKKKSIQQKQKKEFEKQQFFFSDEFEPNLETKGPMKYVKEGVDAFEAKLLRRGEYTPELILDLHGLKQQESKQEIAALLAACIKQHVNCACIIHGIGNRVLKTKVPHWLVQHPDVMAFHQAPLEYGGDGALLVLIDLKDDLFCKS